A stretch of Halococcus sediminicola DNA encodes these proteins:
- the coaBC gene encoding bifunctional phosphopantothenoylcysteine decarboxylase/phosphopantothenate--cysteine ligase CoaBC, whose protein sequence is MLDGVNVALGVTGSIAAVKTIELAHELRRRGASVRGVMTASAQGIVHPWALEFATENSVVTELTGKVEHVALCGREGWADVLLVAPATANTVGKIASAIDDTPVTTTATTALGADIPMVVAPAMHEPMYDHPGVLDAIERVESWGVEFVPPRIEEGKAKLASLDAIALATARATSENDLADERIVVTSGATSEAIDPVRVLTNRSSGKTGRAVARACYARGADVTLVHDAGDVPYADVECVESAAEMLAAVERVVETADALVSAAAIGDYTVEGSDEKIRSGQDLSLDLEPTVKILDAVRESHPDLPIVGFKTETSGEDEAMVAAARETLSRAGLAFVVANDASVMGESETRVLVVREGDVESYAGDKAGLGARVAEELALELA, encoded by the coding sequence ATGCTCGACGGGGTGAACGTCGCACTCGGCGTCACGGGGTCGATTGCGGCGGTGAAAACCATCGAACTCGCCCACGAACTCCGGCGGCGCGGGGCCAGCGTTCGCGGCGTGATGACCGCGAGCGCACAGGGTATCGTCCACCCGTGGGCACTCGAATTCGCCACCGAGAACTCGGTCGTGACCGAACTCACAGGGAAAGTCGAACACGTCGCGCTCTGCGGGCGTGAGGGTTGGGCCGACGTGCTGCTCGTCGCGCCCGCGACCGCGAACACCGTCGGGAAGATTGCCAGTGCCATCGACGACACACCCGTGACGACGACCGCGACGACCGCCCTCGGGGCCGATATTCCGATGGTCGTCGCGCCGGCGATGCACGAACCGATGTACGACCATCCCGGCGTGCTCGATGCCATCGAGCGCGTCGAATCGTGGGGCGTCGAGTTCGTGCCACCCCGCATCGAGGAGGGGAAGGCCAAACTCGCCAGCCTCGATGCCATTGCGCTCGCCACCGCACGGGCCACAAGTGAAAACGACCTCGCCGACGAGCGAATCGTCGTGACGAGCGGGGCCACCAGCGAGGCCATCGACCCGGTGCGCGTGCTCACCAACCGCTCATCGGGAAAGACTGGGCGGGCGGTCGCGCGGGCGTGCTACGCGCGCGGTGCGGACGTGACGCTCGTCCACGACGCTGGTGACGTGCCCTACGCCGACGTCGAGTGCGTCGAGAGCGCCGCCGAGATGCTCGCCGCCGTCGAAAGGGTGGTCGAGACGGCCGATGCACTCGTCTCGGCGGCGGCCATCGGCGATTACACCGTCGAGGGGAGCGACGAGAAGATCCGCTCGGGACAGGACCTCTCGCTCGACCTCGAACCCACGGTCAAGATCCTCGACGCGGTGCGCGAGAGCCACCCCGACCTCCCGATCGTCGGGTTCAAGACCGAGACGAGCGGCGAGGACGAGGCGATGGTCGCGGCCGCCCGCGAGACGCTTTCGCGTGCGGGGTTGGCCTTTGTGGTGGCCAACGACGCGAGCGTGATGGGCGAAAGCGAGACGCGCGTGCTCGTGGTTCGGGAAGGCGATGTCGAGAGCTACGCAGGCGACAAGGCGGGCCTCGGCGCGCGCGTCGCCGAAGAGTTGGCGCTCGAACTGGCGTAG
- a CDS encoding flippase activity-associated protein Agl23, with product MDWTNRRTRLRVAVVAIAVLALGVRLVALGARVAHQDEARVAYWAYRYMESGVYWYRPIVHGPFLTIVDSHVFALLGASDFSMRLVVAVVGGLLPLAALLFADRLRDSETVALALVLAANPVLLYYSRFYRNDLLLAGFMLVAFGFLVRAYDRGRPLHLYLGVAFFVLAFTTKENALVYPVIWLGALVLLADRRLLMGTHSPAQPLRNAVGRARTGLRRWWFHVVLAVVEFFTIFVFFYAPRGRAAEPEPTLGATLADPTKLPALVEEAVVGSWHEFVAQWGSGSGDAYLDTAEALWSVLGAGAPVLLGLAVVGFLADRYTGKQPRDVVAFTFFWGAASALGYPIIVDNPFPWEVIHIIVPLAVPAAVGLALIARVGLAHLRSYRTESGQTFDRNVLVGVAAVLVLVLAAGQVGVSAYDTSFENPQSADNELVQYAQSSSEMKPLLGEIRRIVRANDGTDVLYYGDDPDFDGDELHASSPDSHLTPTAGEGWFERLPFAWYLEADGADTNSTVEPAAVRRTVQNGERPPVVIAFGPSDACSEEYDNASDIDRYMDGYERHEVQRFLFDSGCTISSVVVYVDEGYASSSANSSATRAPRPALSPA from the coding sequence ATGGACTGGACGAATCGCCGTACTCGTCTCCGAGTCGCCGTGGTCGCCATCGCCGTGCTCGCCCTCGGCGTGCGATTGGTCGCCCTCGGCGCGCGCGTCGCTCATCAGGACGAGGCGCGCGTCGCCTACTGGGCCTATCGCTACATGGAGTCGGGTGTCTACTGGTATCGCCCGATCGTCCACGGTCCCTTCCTCACCATCGTGGACAGTCACGTGTTCGCGCTGCTCGGGGCCTCTGACTTCTCGATGCGCCTCGTCGTCGCCGTCGTCGGGGGATTGCTCCCGCTCGCGGCGTTGCTCTTTGCCGACCGACTGCGAGACTCGGAGACCGTCGCGCTCGCGCTCGTTCTCGCTGCCAACCCCGTCCTGCTCTACTATTCGCGCTTTTACCGGAACGACCTGCTGCTCGCGGGGTTCATGCTCGTCGCGTTCGGCTTTCTCGTTCGTGCCTACGACCGCGGGCGACCCCTGCACCTCTATCTCGGCGTCGCCTTCTTCGTGCTCGCGTTCACCACCAAGGAGAACGCGCTCGTCTATCCCGTCATCTGGCTCGGGGCGCTCGTCCTGCTAGCCGACCGTCGGCTGCTGATGGGGACTCACAGCCCGGCACAGCCCCTCCGAAACGCCGTCGGGCGCGCTCGCACGGGGTTGCGGCGCTGGTGGTTCCACGTCGTGCTCGCGGTCGTCGAGTTCTTCACGATCTTCGTGTTCTTCTACGCGCCGCGCGGTCGGGCCGCCGAGCCGGAACCGACGCTGGGCGCGACGCTCGCCGACCCGACCAAGCTCCCGGCGTTGGTCGAGGAGGCGGTGGTCGGCTCGTGGCACGAGTTCGTCGCCCAGTGGGGCAGCGGGAGTGGCGACGCCTATCTCGACACCGCCGAGGCGCTCTGGTCGGTGCTCGGTGCGGGTGCACCCGTCCTGCTCGGCCTCGCGGTCGTGGGCTTCCTCGCCGACCGCTACACCGGCAAACAGCCGCGCGACGTCGTGGCGTTCACCTTCTTCTGGGGGGCGGCGAGCGCGCTCGGCTACCCGATCATCGTCGACAACCCGTTCCCGTGGGAGGTCATCCACATCATCGTCCCGCTCGCGGTGCCGGCGGCAGTAGGGTTAGCGCTGATCGCTCGCGTCGGACTGGCGCATCTCCGGAGCTATCGGACCGAAAGCGGCCAAACCTTCGATCGCAATGTGCTCGTCGGCGTCGCCGCGGTGCTCGTTCTGGTCCTCGCCGCCGGACAGGTCGGCGTGAGCGCCTACGACACCTCCTTCGAGAACCCACAGAGCGCGGACAACGAACTCGTCCAGTACGCCCAGTCGTCAAGCGAGATGAAGCCGCTGCTCGGCGAAATCCGTCGAATCGTGCGCGCCAACGACGGCACGGACGTGCTGTACTACGGCGACGACCCCGATTTCGATGGCGACGAACTCCATGCATCGAGTCCCGACTCCCACCTGACCCCAACCGCCGGCGAGGGCTGGTTCGAGCGCCTGCCCTTTGCGTGGTATCTCGAAGCCGACGGGGCCGACACGAACAGCACCGTCGAACCGGCAGCCGTGCGGCGCACAGTCCAAAACGGCGAACGCCCGCCGGTCGTCATCGCCTTCGGCCCGTCGGATGCCTGCTCGGAGGAGTACGACAACGCCTCGGACATCGACCGGTACATGGACGGGTACGAGCGCCACGAGGTCCAACGATTTCTCTTCGATAGCGGCTGTACCATCAGCAGTGTGGTGGTGTACGTCGACGAAGGCTACGCCAGTTCGAGCGCCAACTCTTCGGCGACGCGCGCGCCGAGGCCCGCCTTGTCGCCTGCGTAG
- the mnhG gene encoding monovalent cation/H(+) antiporter subunit G, with amino-acid sequence MNTIHAALVALFIAIGTFFLLVGTIGLIRLPDVYNRMHATSKATTLGAASLFLAGAIYFAPAPGGAALTSLVGIVFLFITAPTGAHVISQAAERMGIEFAGDAVWPDTGESRPESPDESDE; translated from the coding sequence ATGAACACGATCCACGCCGCGCTCGTCGCGCTGTTCATCGCCATCGGGACGTTCTTCCTGCTGGTCGGCACGATCGGACTCATCCGTTTACCCGACGTGTACAACCGGATGCACGCGACGAGCAAGGCAACCACCCTCGGGGCGGCCTCGCTGTTTCTCGCCGGCGCGATATACTTCGCCCCCGCACCCGGCGGGGCGGCGCTCACGTCGCTCGTGGGCATCGTCTTCCTCTTTATTACTGCGCCAACGGGCGCACACGTCATCTCGCAGGCCGCAGAACGCATGGGCATCGAGTTCGCCGGCGACGCCGTCTGGCCGGACACGGGCGAGTCGCGCCCCGAATCACCCGACGAGAGCGACGAGTGA
- a CDS encoding monovalent cation/H+ antiporter complex subunit F — protein MSVATELPEFLLLAIRVGLIVASGVTLLAGYRVIYGPTTPDRVVALDTISTNVVAIAVLFALQTDDGFFIDVSLVLAIIGFISTIAVARYVSEGDIIE, from the coding sequence ATGTCGGTGGCGACTGAACTCCCCGAGTTCCTCCTGCTCGCCATCCGCGTCGGGTTGATCGTCGCCAGCGGCGTCACCCTGCTCGCCGGCTATCGCGTCATCTACGGCCCGACGACGCCCGACCGGGTGGTGGCGCTCGACACCATCTCGACGAACGTCGTCGCCATCGCGGTCCTGTTCGCCCTCCAGACCGACGACGGCTTCTTCATCGACGTGAGCCTCGTGCTCGCCATCATCGGCTTCATCAGCACGATCGCCGTCGCACGCTACGTCTCCGAGGGGGACATCATCGAATGA
- a CDS encoding Na+/H+ antiporter subunit E, translated as MRRWPVVGVVLAVLWLFVRGVVLTPERLAEEFLIGLAVGVPLAYVFRRFYASEFAFAGTLRVVPSTVAYLLVFVRELLVANLDVVYRVLSPSLPIDPDVVAIPLRVETDAAITTIANSITLTPGTLTMDYNEETNTLYVHGITGRDRESLVEPIRTWEDYALVIFDEEASPDDQPPTPRGDVGGD; from the coding sequence ATGAGACGCTGGCCGGTCGTCGGGGTAGTGCTCGCGGTGTTATGGCTGTTCGTCCGCGGCGTCGTACTCACGCCCGAGCGCCTCGCCGAGGAGTTCCTCATCGGACTCGCCGTCGGCGTGCCGCTCGCCTACGTCTTCCGGCGCTTCTACGCCAGCGAGTTCGCGTTCGCGGGCACCCTACGAGTGGTTCCCTCGACGGTGGCCTACCTGCTCGTCTTCGTCAGGGAACTCCTCGTGGCGAACCTCGACGTGGTCTATCGCGTGCTCTCGCCGTCGCTGCCCATCGACCCCGACGTGGTGGCGATACCGCTGCGCGTCGAGACGGATGCTGCCATCACCACCATTGCCAACTCCATCACGCTCACGCCAGGCACGCTGACGATGGATTACAACGAAGAGACGAACACGCTCTACGTCCACGGCATCACCGGTCGGGATCGGGAATCGCTCGTCGAACCGATCCGCACGTGGGAGGACTACGCGCTCGTCATCTTCGACGAGGAGGCGAGTCCCGACGACCAACCGCCGACGCCGCGGGGTGATGTCGGTGGCGACTGA
- a CDS encoding complex I subunit 5 family protein produces MSSQVVIAPLLVALFTAIATLPLRRFPRAQQAVSLVGALAYIGAVALLADRVVAESILVYQLSAWPAPFGITLVADALSLFMLGLTSVVSLAAVAFSTRFMSEYAQQVSYHTLYHLMVVGITGSFLTGDIFNLFVWFEVMLLSSYVLVAFYSGAEHTRAALTYTVLNLLGSALMLLAIGGLYATVGTLNMADMARRLANPAQYGVDPVPVLGLTVLLFCVFALKAGIVPFQFWVPAAYRAAPAPVTAMLAGVVKKVGIYAIIRLYFTVFAAATLPAGLGLPGFVGDDFLSFFGPVMFVMAAGSILLGGVGAVSRNGLDGVLAYSSIGQIGFVVLPLAVAATVPGVRALAVAAALVYALNHGLTKSMLFLASGTIKEAVGSIRFERIGGLAARTPLLSIAFFLGALSLIGIPPLSGFFGKLLVFRTTAHAGAMGGRGGALAVGLSLVGAILTIAYFSRAWNRGFWGSESEGVRTATYSPTLVAVVVALAALLVVVGIGFDPVLRAAEAAAEVTLDRQAYVDAVLGASR; encoded by the coding sequence ATGTCCTCTCAAGTGGTCATCGCGCCGCTGCTGGTCGCTCTGTTCACCGCCATCGCCACCCTCCCACTCCGGCGCTTCCCGCGCGCACAGCAGGCGGTGAGTCTCGTGGGTGCGCTCGCCTATATCGGCGCGGTGGCGCTGCTCGCCGATAGGGTGGTCGCGGAGTCGATCCTCGTCTACCAGCTCTCGGCGTGGCCGGCCCCCTTCGGCATCACGCTCGTCGCCGACGCGCTCTCGCTGTTCATGCTCGGCCTCACGAGTGTGGTCTCGCTCGCGGCAGTCGCGTTCTCGACGCGCTTCATGAGCGAGTACGCCCAGCAGGTCTCCTATCACACGCTCTATCACCTGATGGTCGTCGGCATCACCGGATCGTTCCTCACGGGCGATATCTTCAACCTCTTCGTCTGGTTCGAGGTGATGCTCCTGTCGAGCTACGTGCTCGTCGCGTTCTATTCGGGGGCCGAGCACACCCGCGCGGCGCTGACTTACACCGTACTCAATCTCTTGGGGAGTGCACTCATGCTGCTCGCCATCGGCGGGCTCTACGCCACGGTCGGTACCCTGAACATGGCTGACATGGCTCGCCGACTCGCCAATCCCGCCCAGTACGGCGTCGACCCGGTGCCGGTGCTCGGACTCACGGTCCTGTTGTTCTGTGTGTTCGCGCTCAAGGCGGGGATCGTCCCGTTCCAGTTCTGGGTGCCGGCCGCCTACCGCGCCGCGCCCGCGCCCGTCACGGCGATGCTCGCCGGCGTCGTCAAGAAAGTGGGCATCTACGCCATCATCCGGCTCTACTTCACCGTCTTCGCCGCCGCGACCCTGCCCGCCGGACTCGGACTGCCGGGCTTCGTCGGCGACGACTTCCTCTCGTTTTTCGGTCCCGTCATGTTCGTCATGGCCGCCGGCAGCATCCTGCTCGGGGGTGTGGGTGCGGTGAGCCGCAACGGCCTCGACGGCGTGCTCGCCTACTCCTCCATCGGGCAGATCGGGTTCGTCGTGCTTCCCTTGGCGGTCGCGGCCACGGTGCCGGGGGTGCGCGCGCTCGCGGTCGCGGCCGCGCTCGTCTACGCGCTGAATCACGGTCTCACGAAGTCGATGCTGTTTCTCGCAAGCGGAACTATCAAAGAGGCCGTCGGCTCGATTCGCTTCGAGCGCATCGGCGGTCTCGCGGCGCGCACGCCGCTACTCTCGATTGCCTTCTTCCTCGGCGCGCTCTCGCTCATCGGCATCCCGCCACTGTCGGGCTTTTTCGGCAAGCTACTCGTCTTCCGGACGACGGCTCACGCCGGCGCGATGGGAGGCCGGGGCGGCGCGCTCGCGGTCGGTCTCTCGCTTGTGGGCGCGATCCTGACCATCGCGTACTTCTCGCGGGCGTGGAACCGCGGCTTCTGGGGCTCCGAATCCGAGGGCGTGCGGACGGCGACCTATTCGCCGACGCTCGTGGCGGTCGTCGTCGCGCTCGCGGCTCTCTTGGTCGTCGTCGGAATCGGCTTCGACCCCGTATTGCGCGCGGCCGAGGCCGCCGCCGAGGTCACGCTCGACAGACAGGCCTACGTCGATGCGGTTCTGGGGGCAAGTCGATGA
- a CDS encoding sodium:proton antiporter, translated as MTQFVLAGVLGLLFALGTFLVLRRDIVRVVWGVTIISQAANLYLVTMGGLSGTVPILGHGPPDNPATVTDPLVQALVLTAIVISFGTTAFALVLTYRIHEEHGTIDLRELGETGGES; from the coding sequence ATGACGCAGTTCGTTCTCGCGGGCGTGCTCGGACTCCTGTTCGCGCTCGGGACCTTCCTCGTGCTCCGCCGGGACATCGTTCGTGTTGTGTGGGGCGTGACCATCATCTCGCAGGCCGCGAACCTCTACCTCGTCACGATGGGCGGGCTATCGGGTACTGTCCCGATTCTCGGCCACGGTCCACCCGACAACCCCGCCACGGTCACGGACCCGCTGGTGCAGGCGCTCGTGTTGACTGCTATCGTCATCAGTTTCGGGACCACGGCGTTCGCGCTCGTGCTCACCTACCGCATCCACGAGGAGCACGGCACCATCGACCTGCGCGAACTCGGCGAGACGGGGGGCGAGAGCTGA
- a CDS encoding MnhB domain-containing protein — MTVITRTVTRVVFPLILLTAIALLLQGHNLPGGGFIAGVLTAAAFALVYIVYGLEFLQEDLLDRTGDDTASGPAIVADYLLVFAAGLTLAAGGGVVATLFDRPFLSQAVLFVHDLPLFGELELASAFVFDLGVYLVVVGALLTILAVVGDE, encoded by the coding sequence ATGACGGTCATCACCCGTACCGTCACCCGGGTCGTCTTCCCGCTTATCCTGCTGACGGCGATTGCGTTGCTCTTGCAGGGCCACAACCTCCCCGGCGGCGGGTTCATCGCGGGCGTGCTCACGGCGGCGGCGTTCGCGCTCGTCTACATCGTCTACGGGCTCGAATTCCTCCAGGAGGACCTCCTCGACCGCACCGGCGACGACACCGCGAGCGGTCCCGCTATCGTCGCCGACTACCTGCTCGTCTTCGCCGCCGGCCTCACACTCGCGGCGGGCGGCGGCGTCGTCGCCACTCTGTTCGACCGGCCGTTCCTCTCGCAGGCCGTGCTCTTCGTCCATGACCTTCCCCTGTTCGGCGAACTCGAACTCGCCAGCGCGTTCGTCTTCGATCTCGGCGTGTATCTCGTCGTCGTCGGCGCGCTGCTGACGATCCTCGCGGTGGTGGGCGACGAATGA
- the mbhE gene encoding hydrogen gas-evolving membrane-bound hydrogenase subunit E: MEMALFAALALPFVGALAVPLVHRALGERTAWFAALVALASFGLVASQYGSTGTVSIPWIPTLGVSLTLYLDGLSLLISLLASGVGVLIFTYSAGYMHGEPGQARYYGTMLAFMGSMLGVALASDLIALFVFWELTSITSFGLIGHYRENESSLYAARKSMLITVSGGLFMLVGFVLLAFVSGDALGATTLTLVGTPDSMIANADAMRAALEEAGLFVPVLVLVAIGAAAKSAQVPLHIWLPNAMEAPTPVSAFLHSATMVKAGVYLVGRIRPLLVGDEWMLLFATLGLVTMTITALLAVGASDIKELLAYSTASHLGLITAGFGFANQLGAETGVFHILNHALFKATLFLVAGIIAHEAGTRAIDELGGLRHDLPITGTITAIAALGMAGVPPFNGFYSKELLFEAAYEVAHELGGLAWLFPVVAVVGSVFTFLYSIRFLWLFMGEKPAALGEVHRPSPALLVPPVVLAGLAMIVGIDPQLAVDTIVQSAFASSVAGEAHTMSIHLPTELTPYVAMSAITILSGILLSPFYDRLRDGVRALTRGPLSADWYYDGAVYGLERASGLALPEIQSGLFRTYATWMLGATSLLALAGYLAAGISIPAFSGLSATIPVVIVLVVAVVGAAAVARAPSHVAGVLTLSVLGFMVALFYVLSSAPDLALTQLVVETLVLVIFLLVLDKLPAFYGDADRKKAARDAVLASGVGLTVMITVLVATTGSPDAIARFFVERAPVPAEHGSVLADYGGGSNIVNVILVDFRAFDTMGEISVVAMAALGIVTLIAMRGRGESS; encoded by the coding sequence ATGGAGATGGCGCTGTTCGCCGCGCTCGCGCTCCCGTTTGTGGGCGCGCTCGCGGTACCGCTCGTCCACCGCGCGCTCGGCGAGCGCACGGCGTGGTTCGCGGCGCTCGTCGCGCTCGCTTCCTTTGGACTGGTGGCGAGTCAGTACGGCTCCACGGGGACGGTCTCGATACCGTGGATCCCGACCCTCGGCGTCTCGCTCACGCTCTATCTCGACGGCCTCTCACTGCTCATATCGCTGCTCGCGAGCGGCGTCGGCGTCCTGATCTTTACCTACTCGGCGGGCTACATGCACGGCGAACCCGGACAGGCGCGCTACTACGGAACGATGCTCGCGTTCATGGGATCGATGCTCGGCGTCGCGCTCGCGTCGGACCTCATCGCCCTCTTCGTCTTCTGGGAACTCACGTCCATCACCTCGTTCGGCCTCATCGGCCACTACCGCGAGAACGAGAGTTCGCTCTACGCCGCCAGAAAGTCGATGCTCATCACCGTCTCTGGGGGACTGTTCATGCTCGTCGGCTTCGTCCTGCTCGCGTTCGTCTCCGGCGACGCACTCGGTGCCACGACGCTCACCCTCGTCGGCACGCCCGACTCGATGATCGCGAACGCCGACGCGATGCGCGCCGCACTGGAGGAAGCGGGTCTGTTCGTTCCGGTGCTCGTCCTCGTCGCCATCGGCGCGGCCGCCAAATCGGCACAGGTCCCTCTTCATATCTGGCTGCCGAACGCGATGGAAGCCCCGACCCCCGTCTCGGCGTTCCTCCACTCGGCGACGATGGTCAAGGCGGGCGTCTATCTCGTCGGCCGGATTCGCCCGCTGCTCGTCGGCGACGAGTGGATGCTGCTCTTCGCCACGCTCGGTCTCGTCACGATGACGATTACGGCGCTGCTCGCCGTGGGAGCCAGCGACATCAAGGAGCTGTTGGCCTACTCAACGGCCTCTCACCTCGGTCTCATCACGGCGGGCTTTGGCTTTGCCAATCAACTGGGAGCCGAGACCGGAGTCTTCCACATCCTGAATCACGCACTCTTCAAGGCGACCCTCTTTCTCGTCGCCGGCATCATCGCCCACGAGGCTGGCACGCGCGCCATCGACGAACTCGGCGGGCTTCGCCACGACCTCCCCATCACAGGAACAATCACCGCTATCGCCGCGCTCGGGATGGCCGGCGTCCCCCCATTTAATGGCTTCTACTCGAAAGAACTCCTCTTCGAGGCGGCCTACGAAGTGGCCCACGAACTCGGGGGACTCGCGTGGCTCTTTCCTGTCGTTGCGGTCGTCGGCAGCGTCTTCACCTTCCTCTACTCCATCCGTTTCCTCTGGCTGTTCATGGGCGAGAAACCCGCCGCGCTCGGCGAGGTCCATCGTCCCTCGCCCGCCCTGCTTGTTCCTCCTGTGGTGCTCGCCGGTCTCGCCATGATCGTCGGCATCGATCCGCAACTCGCCGTCGACACGATCGTCCAGTCGGCCTTCGCAAGTTCGGTCGCCGGCGAGGCCCACACGATGAGCATCCACCTCCCGACCGAACTGACGCCCTATGTCGCGATGAGCGCCATAACCATCCTCTCTGGAATACTCCTTTCGCCGTTCTACGACCGCCTCCGTGACGGCGTCAGGGCATTGACTCGCGGGCCGCTCTCGGCGGACTGGTACTACGACGGCGCGGTGTACGGTCTCGAACGCGCGAGTGGGCTGGCGCTGCCCGAGATCCAGAGCGGTCTCTTTCGCACCTACGCCACGTGGATGCTCGGCGCGACGAGCTTGCTCGCGCTCGCAGGCTATCTCGCCGCCGGCATCTCGATTCCGGCGTTTTCCGGACTCTCGGCGACAATTCCGGTCGTTATCGTCCTCGTGGTGGCGGTCGTCGGGGCTGCGGCGGTTGCGCGAGCGCCCTCACACGTCGCGGGCGTGCTCACGCTGTCGGTGCTCGGGTTCATGGTCGCGCTCTTCTACGTGCTCTCCAGTGCGCCCGACCTCGCGCTCACGCAGTTGGTCGTCGAGACGCTCGTGCTCGTCATCTTCCTGCTCGTGCTCGACAAGCTACCGGCCTTCTACGGCGACGCCGACCGGAAAAAGGCAGCCCGCGACGCGGTGCTCGCCAGTGGTGTTGGTCTTACAGTCATGATTACCGTACTCGTGGCGACCACCGGCAGTCCCGACGCTATCGCGCGCTTTTTCGTCGAGCGCGCGCCGGTGCCCGCAGAACACGGCTCGGTCCTCGCCGACTACGGCGGCGGGAGCAACATCGTCAACGTCATTCTGGTCGATTTCCGTGCGTTCGATACGATGGGCGAGATCTCGGTGGTGGCGATGGCCGCCCTCGGCATCGTGACGCTCATCGCCATGCGTGGGCGGGGTGAGTCCTCGTGA
- a CDS encoding type IV pilin, translated as MKEKIKQFVADKRGVSPVIGVVLMVAVVVILAAVIGAFVLGLGGDQSQAPQASFSVDNGDIIYEGGDPLDGGDIEVTGAGNGGGSGGELSAGDTVGSVSGDGTVRVVYTGDGGSTTIWQTQVSGGGGTN; from the coding sequence ATGAAGGAGAAAATCAAACAGTTCGTTGCGGACAAACGGGGTGTCAGCCCTGTGATTGGCGTCGTGTTGATGGTTGCAGTGGTCGTGATTCTCGCCGCCGTCATCGGCGCGTTCGTATTAGGCCTCGGTGGCGACCAGAGCCAAGCACCACAGGCGAGTTTCAGTGTCGATAACGGTGATATCATCTACGAGGGCGGTGACCCTCTCGATGGTGGCGATATCGAGGTCACTGGTGCCGGAAATGGCGGTGGCAGTGGCGGTGAGCTCTCGGCCGGCGATACTGTCGGTAGTGTCAGTGGTGATGGTACGGTACGAGTTGTCTACACTGGTGATGGTGGATCGACGACTATCTGGCAAACCCAAGTTAGCGGTGGCGGCGGTACCAACTAA
- a CDS encoding VOC family protein, whose product MSNEPTADVTAEPPTAPVPVVGTDHITLIGSNPEDTIAFYRDVLGMPLVLRQPNLDQPEVEHLFFDTGDGRILTFFVTDDRPSNPRGQRAGVGAVHHLAFRLDPERFEEAREGLREANRRFNEFDRGPFQSLYTSDHNGLTIELATDKYRIPDDRRGEVYAEAQAQRVADGAEYVGDEHLEAALEELGIDVHRYDLPDAPTGAGV is encoded by the coding sequence ATGTCCAACGAACCCACCGCAGACGTCACCGCCGAACCGCCGACCGCTCCCGTGCCGGTCGTCGGCACCGACCACATCACCCTCATCGGGAGCAATCCCGAGGACACCATCGCCTTCTACCGCGATGTTCTTGGAATGCCGCTGGTGCTCAGACAACCGAACCTCGACCAGCCGGAGGTCGAACATCTGTTTTTCGACACCGGCGACGGTCGGATTCTCACATTCTTCGTCACCGACGACCGTCCGTCGAACCCCCGTGGACAGCGAGCGGGCGTCGGGGCCGTCCACCACCTCGCCTTCCGGCTCGACCCGGAGCGATTCGAGGAGGCGAGAGAGGGACTGCGGGAAGCCAACCGGCGATTCAACGAGTTCGACCGCGGGCCCTTCCAGTCGCTTTACACCAGCGATCACAACGGTCTCACCATCGAACTCGCCACCGACAAATACCGGATTCCGGACGACCGTCGCGGCGAGGTCTATGCCGAAGCGCAGGCACAGCGCGTCGCCGACGGCGCGGAGTATGTGGGTGACGAACACCTCGAAGCTGCACTGGAGGAGTTGGGCATCGACGTGCACCGATACGACCTCCCCGATGCTCCCACTGGGGCCGGTGTGTAA
- the hpt gene encoding hypoxanthine/guanine phosphoribosyltransferase: MNQLEASLLDAPIIEKEGYHYFVHPISDGVPMLEPELLREIVIKIIRKADVDVDKIVTPAAMGIHISTAVSLMTDIPLVVVRKRQYGLEGEVALSQVTGYSENEMYVNDVDAGDRVLLLDDVLSTGGTLRGITGALEEIGAEIADIVAVIKKVGGGNELEETNYDVKTLINVDVEDGEVVIVDSEGDG; this comes from the coding sequence ATGAATCAGCTGGAGGCGTCGTTGCTCGATGCGCCCATCATCGAAAAGGAGGGCTATCACTACTTCGTCCACCCGATCAGCGACGGCGTGCCGATGCTCGAACCCGAACTCCTGCGCGAGATCGTCATTAAGATCATCCGCAAGGCCGATGTCGACGTCGACAAGATCGTCACACCTGCCGCGATGGGCATCCATATCTCCACTGCGGTCTCGCTGATGACAGACATCCCGCTCGTGGTGGTCCGCAAGCGCCAGTACGGACTGGAGGGCGAGGTCGCGCTCTCGCAGGTCACGGGCTACTCGGAGAACGAGATGTACGTCAACGACGTCGATGCCGGCGACCGCGTCCTCCTGCTCGACGACGTGCTCTCGACAGGGGGCACCCTCCGAGGCATCACCGGCGCGCTCGAAGAGATCGGTGCGGAGATCGCCGACATCGTCGCCGTCATCAAAAAGGTCGGCGGCGGCAACGAACTCGAAGAGACGAACTACGACGTGAAGACCCTCATCAACGTCGACGTCGAGGACGGCGAAGTCGTCATCGTCGATTCCGAGGGCGACGGCTGA